From one Eucalyptus grandis isolate ANBG69807.140 chromosome 9, ASM1654582v1, whole genome shotgun sequence genomic stretch:
- the LOC104419539 gene encoding 26S proteasome regulatory subunit 7A has protein sequence MAPEPEDEIKDEKNPRPLDEDDIALLKTYGLGPYSTSIKKAEKEIKEMAKKVNDLCGIKESDTGLAAPSQWDLVSDKQMMQEEQPLQVARCTKIISPNTEDAKYVINVKQIAKFVVGLGDKVSPTDIEEGMRVGVDRNKYQIQIPLPPKIDPSVTMMTVEEKPDVTYNDVGGCKEQIERMREVVELPMLHPEKFVKLGIDPPKGVLCYGPPGTGKTLLARAVANRTDACFIRVIGSELVQKYVGEGARMVRELFQMARSKKACIVFFDEVDAIGGARFDDGVGGDNEVQRTMLEIVNQLDGFDARGNIKVLMATNRPDTLDPALLRPGRLDRKVEFGLPDLESRTQIFKIHTRTMNCERDIRFELLARLCPNSTGADIRSVCTEAGMYAIRARRKTVTEKDFLDAVNKVIKGYQKFSATPKYMVYN, from the exons ATGGCGCCGGAACCGGAGGACGAGATCAAGGACGAGAAGAACCCCCGCCCCCTCGACGAGGACGACATCGCCCTCCTCAAGACCTAC GGGCTGGGACCGTACTCCACTAGCATAAAGAAAGCCGAGAAGGAGATCAAGGAGATGGCGAAGAAGGTCAATGACTTATGCG GTATCAAGGAGTCTGATACTGGGTTGGCTGCACCCAGCCAATGGGATCTTGTTTCAGACAAACAGATGATGCAAGAGGAGCAGCCTCTTCAG GTGGCTAGATGTACCAAGATAATCAGTCCAAATACTGAAGATGCCAAGTATGTCATAAATGTCAAGCAAATTGCAAAG TTTGTTGTTGGGCTTGGTGACAAGGTTTCACCCACTGACATTGAAGAGGGCATGCGTGTGGG TGTTGATCGCAATAAATATCAGATTCAGATTCCCTTGCCTCCAAAAATTGACCCAAGTGTGACAATGATGACGGTGGAAGAGAAACCAGATGTGACGTATAATGATGTTGGTGGATGTAAGGAACAAATAGAGAGAATGCGTGAA GTTGTTGAGTTGCCGATGCTTCATCCAGAGAAATTTGTGAAACTTGGAATTGATCCTCCTAAGGGCGTTCTCTGTTATGGGCCACCAGGAACTGGTAAAACACTTCTAGCAAGAGCTGTTGCTAACAGAACTGATGCTTGTTTTATTCGTGTCATTGGGAGTGAGCTTGTTCAAAAATACGTCGGTGAAGGAGCTCGTATGGTTCGAGAACTATTTCAG ATGGCACGATCCAAGAAGGCTTGCATTGTGTTTTTTGATGAAGTTGATGCTATTGGGGGTGCCCGTTTTGATGATGGTGTGGGTGGAGACAATGAAGTTCAACGGACAATGCTTGAAATTGTAAACCAGCTTGATGGTTTTGATGCTCGTGGTAACATCAAAGTCCTCATGGCAACAAATAG GCCAGACACTCTAGATCCTGCACTGTTACGTCCTGGAAGATTGGATCGTAAGGTTGAATTTGGTCTTCCTGATTTAGAGAGCAGGACACAGATATTCAAGATTCACACGCGAACTATGAATTGCGAGAGAGACATTCGGTTTGAACTTCTTGCACGCCTTTGTCCGAACTCTACTG GAGCTGACATAAGGAGTGTCTGCACAGAAGCAGGGATGTATGCAATCCGAGCCCGCCGGAAGACTGTGACGGAGAAAGActtccttgatgctgtgaataAAGTCATCAAAGGTTACCAAAAGTTTAGTGCTACGCCGAAATACATGGTCTACAATTAA